The following are encoded in a window of Salinigranum halophilum genomic DNA:
- a CDS encoding DUF7342 family protein — protein MNTSDDERGPSPSDFSEDLGERLENAPADERVYRTALELYTPTRVVEVAERADCSKNSARRHLRRLADIGVLTRVTENPETFERNESYFEWRRLNRLSELDDDEYRDRLGELLSEDEAYRETYDVETPDEIDPLEYGEYGDVETVWLDLNNWAAVRREIRDLRRSRQDNPVGEGVA, from the coding sequence ATGAACACCTCCGACGACGAACGTGGCCCGTCCCCCTCAGACTTCTCGGAAGACCTCGGTGAGCGACTCGAGAACGCTCCGGCGGACGAACGAGTGTACCGGACCGCACTCGAACTCTACACGCCGACCCGTGTCGTGGAGGTTGCAGAGCGAGCAGACTGCTCGAAGAATTCGGCCCGGAGACACCTGCGACGACTTGCAGACATCGGCGTGTTGACGCGGGTGACAGAAAACCCAGAGACCTTCGAGCGGAACGAGTCGTACTTCGAGTGGCGGCGACTCAATCGACTCTCGGAACTGGACGACGACGAATACCGGGACCGGCTCGGTGAACTGCTCTCCGAAGACGAAGCGTATCGTGAGACGTACGATGTCGAGACACCGGACGAGATTGACCCACTAGAGTACGGTGAGTACGGCGACGTGGAGACCGTCTGGCTGGACCTGAACAACTGGGCTGCGGTTCGGAGAGAGATCCGTGACCTCCGGCGCTCCCGACAAGATAACCCCGTCGGCGAAGGAGTCGCCTGA
- a CDS encoding PIN domain-containing protein → MLVLDNNLLSDYLDGKQAARTFLEQYEEESWAVSSIVLYEAYMGSIHGYIGGSPSTIRQAITMSMDVLDVTEQTANEAASLQEELMAVGVPADHPDALIAANAREHGGTFATAEKHFWKPDVQSVLPVAKYDPY, encoded by the coding sequence ATGCTCGTCCTCGATAATAATCTCCTAAGCGACTATCTCGATGGGAAACAAGCGGCTCGGACGTTTCTCGAACAGTATGAAGAAGAATCCTGGGCTGTCTCTTCAATCGTTCTGTATGAGGCCTACATGGGGAGTATTCACGGATACATCGGTGGCTCTCCATCAACCATCAGACAGGCAATCACGATGTCGATGGACGTTCTTGACGTTACAGAGCAGACGGCGAACGAAGCCGCATCGCTTCAAGAAGAGTTGATGGCTGTTGGCGTCCCGGCTGACCATCCGGACGCACTGATTGCCGCAAACGCTCGTGAACACGGGGGCACATTCGCGACTGCTGAAAAGCACTTCTGGAAACCGGACGTACAATCTGTCCTTCCAGTTGCGAAGTACGACCCGTACTAA
- a CDS encoding transcription initiation factor IIB produces the protein MSLRDTYETSFDEACGKTMSATECPECSGRIETDGGEVTCGDCGLIVNEYWIDHAATAQSYPDAETASAQTGAPLTATRHDRGLSTEIGYKRDGYGNALSGRTRRQFRRLRHHQNRARYTTKQRQNLAFACGEIARLASALDFGWDVREQACTLYRQAMSDDLIRGRSIEAMAAASVYAVCRCTGSRRTLAEVASNARVSESRVKNAYRVINTELGLETAIIRPRTLLPRLISDLDFPLSPMVRRRAEELVCRAESTGIANGRRPSGVAAACLYVALKESNRPVRQTDLAEMAGTTPTTIRARCEELRAHTAD, from the coding sequence ATGTCGCTCAGAGATACCTACGAAACGAGCTTCGACGAAGCGTGTGGAAAGACGATGTCGGCCACCGAGTGCCCCGAATGCAGTGGCCGAATCGAGACTGACGGCGGTGAGGTCACCTGCGGTGACTGCGGACTCATCGTGAACGAGTACTGGATCGACCACGCGGCGACCGCACAGTCGTATCCCGATGCAGAGACTGCGTCAGCGCAGACGGGCGCACCGCTGACGGCAACGCGTCACGACCGTGGCCTCTCGACCGAGATAGGCTACAAGCGAGACGGATATGGGAACGCGCTTTCCGGGCGGACTCGACGGCAGTTTCGTCGGCTTCGTCATCATCAGAACAGAGCGCGATACACGACGAAGCAGAGACAGAACCTCGCGTTCGCCTGTGGGGAGATCGCCCGATTGGCGAGCGCCCTCGATTTCGGCTGGGACGTGCGCGAACAAGCGTGTACGCTCTATCGTCAGGCGATGTCCGACGACCTGATTCGTGGGCGGTCCATCGAGGCGATGGCTGCAGCAAGTGTGTATGCTGTCTGTCGGTGTACGGGAAGCAGGCGGACGCTCGCAGAGGTCGCCTCGAACGCTCGCGTTAGCGAGTCCAGAGTGAAGAACGCCTATCGAGTCATCAACACTGAACTCGGCCTGGAGACTGCAATCATCCGTCCGCGAACGCTTCTGCCTCGACTCATCTCGGACCTCGACTTCCCGCTCTCGCCGATGGTGCGACGACGTGCGGAGGAACTGGTCTGTCGAGCAGAATCGACCGGAATCGCCAACGGCCGTCGTCCCTCGGGGGTGGCGGCAGCGTGCCTCTATGTGGCGCTAAAGGAGTCGAATCGTCCAGTGAGACAGACGGACCTCGCGGAAATGGCTGGAACGACGCCAACAACCATTCGGGCGCGATGTGAGGAGCTTCGAGCGCACACGGCAGACTGA
- a CDS encoding SWIM zinc finger family protein, giving the protein MPEPRQTIHPLAQLEFSSRVRKRAQYEAFEFTLVPEGVSVRNRSYADPENHEYTVTVRSGVPLSCTCPADERFAGACKHRVAVAMRHVLLETVRRMQAVTDGGQPADMDTQSDGSHSPTLPSADIKQYELAPGDGQVDPHRIDDDSEDPCDCDGVLDDPPCWECFRRLDG; this is encoded by the coding sequence ATGCCCGAACCAAGACAGACGATTCACCCACTTGCTCAGCTTGAGTTCTCGAGTCGCGTCCGAAAGCGCGCCCAGTACGAAGCGTTCGAGTTTACACTCGTCCCCGAGGGCGTCAGTGTTCGAAACAGGAGTTACGCCGACCCCGAGAACCACGAATACACAGTGACTGTCAGAAGCGGCGTCCCCCTCAGCTGTACCTGCCCTGCCGATGAGCGATTTGCGGGGGCTTGTAAACACCGTGTTGCAGTTGCGATGCGGCATGTCCTCCTCGAGACTGTTCGTCGGATGCAGGCGGTCACCGATGGTGGCCAACCGGCTGATATGGATACTCAGAGTGACGGTAGTCACTCACCGACGCTGCCTTCAGCAGACATCAAACAGTATGAACTCGCTCCGGGTGACGGGCAAGTGGACCCACATAGAATAGATGACGACTCCGAGGACCCGTGTGACTGCGACGGTGTACTCGACGATCCCCCGTGTTGGGAGTGCTTTCGGCGGTTGGACGGATAA
- a CDS encoding VirB4 family type IV secretion system protein, with translation MNSIVGTLGRRSTASSSSQIAQLDWQVFETAAEAPLEATLIGVGFIIFGLVSHALWRRYTTEEPEFDLSAVFDEALLDAGETEHGTLTSLSETHKRAVAPAAIDWETRAAQVGEQWTTTLYIADYPDYPADGYLNELFTLTDIAFDCTVRLHPKDQSRARSDLQKVADDLQVDADLTQTVRGAYLQERAREAAATYTAVEAGQRVFSQSMFITVRAETKTDLREAVRTVRRRLRDYPANLTPKTAIARQDLALQAAAPLGPSRYGREAIALGGAAGALLASLHNPTILEPDGIEFGVHRQTEGPVVINAFARENGYAMFTVGDPGSGKSFGAKQNFLRTIAQSEDRIGIILEPLNDWAGVAEALNAQRITVGGSLGLNPLEIKPIPAHVRRTLGEDASPFNEKKDSVLSFLTNFFALRGVTLDDRRTTLEAAIAAAYHQKGITEDVETHANESPTMRDVLDVLEAMVEDPEPYVVRTDAEGEKLSHDAMWLIDQLRPFAVGGRYENLGRSSEFDIRDEKIIYLDLGQQEGSLGGSTSLLMQLLISLVYERAKETTKEVVFVIDEARYIMQDAASLSFLETVFRHHRHHDLSIRLVTQTVDEFFRHPESEAILDQCAIKQFHRLDGMDGQWATEFGLNHAQMRFVQEATPGNDKAGYSEALIGVDGEWRGVEVRAMPKEKAVIDHNPSGELRKRPVRPETTSQNPWTDHQEPI, from the coding sequence ATGAACAGCATTGTTGGAACCCTTGGGAGGCGCTCGACAGCGAGCTCGTCCAGTCAGATCGCACAGCTCGACTGGCAGGTCTTCGAGACAGCTGCTGAGGCACCGCTCGAAGCGACTCTCATCGGTGTCGGCTTCATCATATTCGGTCTCGTCAGCCACGCCCTCTGGCGTCGCTACACCACCGAGGAACCAGAGTTCGATCTCTCGGCAGTGTTCGACGAAGCACTGCTCGATGCGGGAGAAACAGAACACGGCACACTGACGTCGCTTTCGGAGACGCACAAGCGTGCAGTTGCACCAGCCGCAATCGACTGGGAGACCCGCGCCGCCCAAGTTGGTGAGCAGTGGACGACGACACTCTATATCGCGGATTATCCGGACTACCCCGCAGATGGCTACCTCAACGAACTCTTCACGTTGACTGACATCGCCTTCGACTGCACAGTTCGGCTCCATCCGAAAGATCAGTCACGGGCACGGTCTGACCTACAGAAGGTCGCAGACGACCTGCAGGTCGACGCCGACCTCACCCAAACGGTTCGCGGTGCGTATCTCCAAGAGCGCGCACGAGAAGCCGCAGCGACGTATACGGCAGTCGAAGCCGGCCAGCGGGTGTTCTCTCAGTCGATGTTCATCACCGTTCGTGCCGAGACGAAGACAGACCTCCGTGAAGCCGTCCGAACGGTTCGGCGTCGCTTACGCGATTATCCGGCGAACCTCACACCGAAGACAGCGATCGCCCGTCAAGACCTCGCGCTGCAAGCTGCCGCACCGCTCGGTCCGAGTCGGTATGGCCGAGAAGCGATTGCACTCGGAGGAGCGGCCGGAGCACTGCTCGCATCGTTACACAATCCAACGATACTCGAGCCGGATGGCATCGAGTTCGGCGTGCATCGACAGACCGAGGGGCCAGTCGTCATCAACGCGTTCGCCCGTGAGAACGGCTATGCGATGTTCACTGTTGGCGACCCCGGCTCGGGGAAGTCGTTCGGAGCGAAGCAGAACTTCCTCCGGACGATTGCACAGTCGGAAGACCGGATTGGAATCATCCTCGAGCCGCTCAACGATTGGGCCGGTGTCGCTGAAGCACTCAATGCACAACGGATTACGGTGGGTGGGTCACTCGGATTGAACCCTCTCGAAATCAAGCCGATTCCAGCACACGTCCGTCGAACGCTCGGAGAGGACGCAAGTCCGTTCAACGAGAAGAAAGACAGCGTGTTGAGCTTCCTGACGAATTTCTTTGCCCTCCGTGGGGTGACACTCGATGATCGCCGCACGACGCTTGAAGCAGCGATTGCTGCGGCCTACCACCAGAAGGGAATCACGGAGGACGTAGAGACACACGCAAACGAGAGCCCAACGATGCGGGACGTTCTCGACGTCCTCGAAGCGATGGTCGAAGACCCTGAGCCGTATGTGGTTCGAACGGATGCAGAAGGGGAGAAGCTCAGTCACGATGCGATGTGGCTTATCGACCAGCTCCGCCCCTTCGCAGTGGGTGGTCGCTATGAGAATCTCGGGCGCTCCTCGGAGTTCGATATCCGTGATGAGAAGATCATCTATCTCGATCTCGGCCAGCAAGAGGGGTCACTCGGTGGCTCGACGAGTCTCCTGATGCAGTTGCTCATCTCGCTCGTGTACGAGCGGGCAAAGGAGACGACCAAGGAGGTCGTGTTCGTGATCGACGAAGCTCGGTACATCATGCAAGACGCGGCGAGTCTCTCCTTCTTGGAGACCGTGTTCAGACATCATCGCCATCACGACCTCTCGATTCGCCTCGTGACCCAGACGGTTGATGAGTTCTTCCGCCATCCTGAATCGGAAGCCATCCTCGACCAGTGTGCGATCAAGCAGTTCCATCGGCTCGACGGGATGGACGGACAGTGGGCAACGGAGTTTGGCCTGAATCACGCCCAGATGCGGTTCGTCCAGGAGGCGACGCCGGGGAACGACAAAGCAGGGTACTCGGAAGCGTTGATCGGCGTCGACGGAGAGTGGCGCGGGGTTGAGGTACGAGCGATGCCGAAAGAGAAAGCAGTTATCGATCACAATCCGAGTGGAGAGTTGAGAAAGCGGCCAGTCAGGCCAGAGACAACGAGTCAGAACCCGTGGACAGACCACCAAGAGCCAATCTGA
- a CDS encoding DUF7557 family protein, which yields MSTSIRLSKEAKARLDRFKREGESYEDVILRLTERDKWAGFGVLSESETSTDTREGLGRMREAMREGVTEDIEN from the coding sequence ATGAGTACCTCGATTCGACTTTCAAAAGAAGCCAAGGCTCGACTCGACCGGTTCAAACGAGAGGGAGAGAGTTACGAGGACGTCATCTTGCGACTCACCGAGCGCGACAAGTGGGCCGGCTTCGGCGTTCTCTCTGAGTCTGAGACGTCGACGGACACGCGAGAGGGGCTAGGACGAATGCGGGAAGCGATGCGTGAGGGCGTTACCGAGGACATCGAGAACTGA
- a CDS encoding DUF4242 domain-containing protein: MAHTELEDFLILRDLDEPISEAELDAAAEQSGETLRTLRAEGVGITWVDSEVMTNDEGQVTGTFCHYRAEDEDAVREHAERAGLPATRVSRRGSPLDGE; the protein is encoded by the coding sequence ATGGCTCACACAGAGCTGGAAGACTTCCTGATTCTTCGCGACCTCGACGAACCGATCTCGGAAGCCGAACTCGACGCCGCAGCCGAGCAGTCCGGTGAGACGCTGCGCACGCTCCGAGCGGAAGGCGTCGGTATCACGTGGGTCGACTCGGAGGTGATGACGAACGACGAGGGGCAGGTCACCGGGACCTTCTGTCACTATCGGGCGGAGGACGAGGACGCCGTCCGCGAACACGCAGAGCGTGCCGGCCTCCCGGCGACACGCGTCTCTCGGCGCGGCAGTCCGCTCGACGGCGAGTGA
- a CDS encoding SOSS complex subunit B family protein, giving the protein MSSTNVFGQEVSVDEQAYEQVNEPVVDEDGFEVVDETPELRATVQMEIQAKVDANHPEGMVETGQERIYGATLAQEERINAREAELAYISAKATLGTQEGRAQRTSDVVGAMSARRRDEFDERAAAVDSLFGQKVDPREELSRDDLAIVNRESMRMAGRLKQWSRAAISRRLAEKVVSGQEMMTAVVGTFEELQTEPGRVVPIGALEDVRRREVSIEGRVETLWVPSHPSIAQVGLVADDSGRTRVTIWKRSEAPRIREGELVRIHGAARNWYQGRVSLAVTGWSDVRFPERGRWWE; this is encoded by the coding sequence ATGTCTAGTACGAACGTTTTCGGACAAGAAGTTTCGGTTGACGAACAGGCGTACGAACAGGTGAACGAGCCGGTGGTCGACGAAGACGGCTTTGAGGTCGTCGACGAGACGCCCGAACTCAGAGCGACGGTGCAGATGGAGATCCAGGCGAAGGTTGATGCGAACCACCCCGAGGGGATGGTCGAAACTGGCCAAGAGCGAATCTACGGTGCGACCCTGGCTCAAGAAGAGCGCATCAACGCAAGAGAGGCGGAACTGGCGTACATCAGTGCGAAGGCGACGCTCGGAACCCAGGAGGGGCGAGCACAGCGGACGTCCGATGTGGTGGGTGCGATGAGTGCGCGGCGACGTGATGAGTTCGACGAACGGGCGGCGGCTGTGGATTCGCTGTTCGGTCAGAAGGTGGACCCCCGTGAAGAACTCTCTCGAGACGATCTGGCGATAGTGAACCGAGAGTCGATGCGGATGGCCGGGCGATTGAAGCAATGGTCGCGAGCGGCGATCAGTCGGCGGCTGGCTGAGAAGGTCGTGAGCGGACAGGAGATGATGACGGCCGTCGTCGGGACGTTCGAGGAGTTACAGACCGAGCCGGGTCGGGTCGTGCCAATCGGAGCGCTGGAGGACGTGCGTCGTCGAGAGGTGAGTATCGAAGGTCGCGTCGAGACGCTGTGGGTGCCCTCCCACCCGAGTATCGCCCAGGTGGGGTTGGTCGCGGATGACAGTGGACGGACGCGCGTGACCATCTGGAAGCGGTCGGAGGCACCTCGGATTCGAGAGGGCGAACTCGTGCGGATTCACGGGGCAGCGCGAAACTGGTACCAGGGCCGTGTATCCCTGGCCGTGACGGGCTGGTCGGACGTGAGGTTCCCTGAGCGCGGTCGGTGGTGGGAGTAA
- a CDS encoding lamin tail domain-containing protein — MDVRFSNGRTETVRLLGVDTPEVYAENRPSEWDGVPQTTAGSEWLHSWGTRASEFATEKLSGETVTIRTDPRADRRGSYGRLLVYLSVPDESQSFNWQLLNRGYARLYDTPFTQRDEFAATERRARDSGTGVWGFSGEASDEPTVATETVSLALVEVNADAAGNDNENLDDEFLVFENTGTEPLDLSGWTVSDSAGHTYRLPEGLVLNPGDRLRLTTGPGTTTETTLYWGRTSAVWNNGGDTIIVRTSGGELVLRESY; from the coding sequence ATGGATGTCCGCTTTTCCAACGGGCGCACAGAGACCGTCCGACTCCTCGGTGTCGACACACCGGAGGTCTACGCAGAGAATCGACCGTCAGAGTGGGATGGGGTTCCACAAACAACCGCGGGGTCGGAGTGGCTCCACTCCTGGGGAACACGGGCCAGCGAGTTCGCAACTGAGAAACTCAGCGGTGAAACAGTGACGATTCGAACCGATCCGCGTGCGGACCGACGTGGTAGCTACGGGAGACTGCTCGTGTATCTCTCTGTACCGGATGAGAGCCAGTCGTTCAATTGGCAGCTTCTCAACCGCGGCTACGCCCGCCTGTACGACACACCCTTCACACAGCGCGATGAGTTTGCAGCGACAGAGCGGCGCGCACGGGACAGCGGAACTGGCGTCTGGGGGTTCAGCGGGGAAGCGTCTGACGAGCCCACAGTAGCCACCGAAACAGTCTCACTCGCGCTCGTCGAGGTCAACGCCGACGCTGCAGGCAACGATAACGAGAACCTCGACGACGAGTTCCTCGTGTTCGAGAACACCGGGACAGAGCCACTCGACCTCTCAGGGTGGACGGTCTCAGATTCGGCAGGGCATACGTACAGGCTGCCAGAAGGGCTCGTCCTCAACCCCGGCGACCGCCTCCGACTGACGACCGGGCCGGGAACGACCACTGAGACGACCCTCTACTGGGGACGCACGAGCGCAGTCTGGAACAACGGTGGCGATACGATCATCGTACGGACGTCCGGTGGCGAACTCGTCCTTCGCGAGTCGTACTGA
- a CDS encoding ATP-binding protein, giving the protein MGKAAQTVRDDLCTRQLHEPAYERTRTRIPGVASTSRGIVADAREAPGFCLVDGGSLTPEAMEGVASTPGERARPYGPPPSRDLLARYRVPGLTLGRFKPGWTTGIDRNGVGYHADSRQEDSFIVRLPPDLQRLHIAWFGKTGAGKTTAGIIGRLDDHEATAGATIILDQKGDGMATELSHVHYARTGSLDDVIHFDCSQLLPAVSFFDIRDQLAAGVPRETAIEDVAAHYAEILAHLHEDYHAAGVSVKVIEATVKALFDPVHGQDAFTHRHVRETLSWMAEHQTTPAVADDDLEAVLTETITGSARDFGNVMRGVTNRIHEVTLQKQLSTMLNHVHPEASTEATQKSERGDESESMNEAMMDERETGNVEDTVSSAPRFDLLDLLDEDVIIVFDMGGLREKAQHATTLLLLSSLWTALRRRVHHRQQLYGRAESGSGSGPRTDAIDDASRTGGEDTDTDTDTDTDTDTDIDVDVDANTLPLVTLHVEEASKVAVSGVFSDLLKQARSFGCSVTLSMQYPAQLKQVDTKAYHEVLNNVSTIVTGNVPLDRDLAARLATEDMEPQEVANRLRALSRGEWLCSLPAGFGEPEPRPFVVESAPLPPGHPEGPQPLTVSEELHYEVARVRSQDRVRREYGLTVSEPSTADRDDETGHEDEAGNGEGDGVGDGDKPGATDEEVVRRSRVDSALPYTLRLPETVAYAPAQHALDCTECGNRYNPSPEGMIRAINCCASLSDVDPDDIPVTGVNLKLSKEERVETGLSDIRLMLLQVIYNAQQLRYNAPEYDLLFDSMIRLLEYVGATSEDTQALIDAGYLTHDSDHPHRLYSVTPAGRKVLGESYREGVDFGHGQGDLEETSAHVLMIEAARRYLVESYVPDPDSPVVRVVPYFETSDGSRLDLAGLDADGEVVVAVEAERVNHDIARAVPSDYDKMAACNPEEALWVVMTTGATHDVIEALADPIEGAPRVEKSYSRTTAPTEFRFDALGLTDIFPVKHLLNELKSDTTE; this is encoded by the coding sequence ATGGGGAAGGCCGCACAGACGGTTCGCGACGACCTCTGTACACGGCAGCTTCACGAACCCGCATACGAACGCACGCGGACACGGATTCCCGGCGTCGCGAGCACGAGTCGGGGAATCGTCGCCGACGCGCGGGAAGCGCCCGGGTTCTGTCTCGTCGATGGCGGGAGTCTCACACCCGAGGCGATGGAGGGGGTCGCATCGACGCCCGGTGAGCGGGCACGACCGTACGGTCCACCGCCATCGCGCGACCTCCTGGCGCGCTATCGGGTGCCAGGGCTGACGCTCGGTCGATTCAAGCCGGGGTGGACGACAGGTATCGACCGAAATGGGGTCGGCTATCACGCAGACAGCCGCCAGGAGGATTCGTTCATCGTTCGGCTCCCGCCGGATCTCCAGCGGTTGCACATCGCGTGGTTCGGCAAGACGGGGGCGGGGAAGACCACGGCTGGCATCATTGGTCGGCTCGATGATCACGAGGCGACAGCGGGTGCGACGATTATCCTTGACCAGAAAGGCGATGGGATGGCCACAGAGTTGAGCCATGTCCACTACGCCCGCACGGGAAGTCTCGATGATGTCATCCACTTCGATTGCTCGCAACTGCTTCCGGCGGTCTCTTTCTTCGATATTCGCGACCAGCTCGCCGCAGGTGTGCCACGTGAGACCGCCATCGAAGACGTGGCCGCTCATTATGCCGAGATTCTCGCCCACCTCCACGAAGACTATCACGCGGCAGGCGTCTCAGTGAAGGTCATCGAGGCGACGGTGAAAGCGCTGTTCGACCCTGTGCATGGCCAAGACGCGTTCACGCATCGCCACGTCCGCGAGACCCTGTCGTGGATGGCCGAACATCAAACCACACCTGCGGTCGCGGATGACGACCTCGAGGCCGTGCTCACCGAAACCATCACCGGGTCGGCCCGAGACTTCGGGAACGTCATGAGGGGGGTGACGAACCGTATCCACGAGGTCACGTTGCAAAAGCAGCTTTCGACGATGCTGAATCACGTGCATCCGGAGGCGTCGACCGAGGCCACACAGAAGAGTGAGAGGGGAGATGAGAGCGAGTCGATGAACGAGGCGATGATGGACGAAAGAGAGACGGGTAACGTGGAGGACACGGTGTCATCGGCGCCACGGTTCGATCTCCTCGACCTTCTCGACGAGGATGTCATCATCGTCTTCGATATGGGTGGGCTTCGTGAGAAGGCCCAGCACGCAACGACACTGCTTCTCCTCTCGAGTCTCTGGACGGCGCTTCGCCGTCGAGTTCACCACCGTCAGCAACTGTATGGGCGAGCCGAATCAGGGTCAGGGTCGGGACCGAGAACCGACGCAATAGATGATGCGTCACGAACCGGAGGGGAGGACACTGACACTGACACTGACACTGACACTGACACTGACACGGATATCGACGTCGACGTCGACGCCAACACACTCCCGCTCGTAACGCTCCACGTTGAAGAGGCGTCGAAAGTAGCGGTTTCGGGGGTGTTCAGCGATCTGTTGAAGCAGGCGCGGTCGTTTGGCTGTTCAGTCACGCTCTCGATGCAGTACCCCGCCCAACTCAAGCAGGTCGATACAAAGGCGTATCATGAGGTGCTGAACAACGTCTCGACCATCGTCACGGGCAACGTCCCGCTCGACCGTGACCTTGCCGCACGCCTCGCGACCGAAGATATGGAGCCACAGGAGGTGGCGAATCGACTCCGAGCACTCTCACGCGGGGAGTGGTTGTGTTCGCTTCCAGCGGGATTCGGTGAGCCTGAGCCACGACCGTTCGTCGTCGAGTCCGCGCCGTTGCCGCCAGGACATCCGGAGGGCCCACAGCCGTTGACTGTGTCGGAGGAACTCCACTATGAGGTCGCCCGCGTTCGCAGTCAGGATCGGGTCCGACGGGAATACGGCCTCACAGTTTCAGAGCCCAGTACAGCCGACCGCGATGATGAGACCGGGCACGAAGACGAAGCAGGAAATGGAGAAGGAGATGGGGTCGGTGACGGAGACAAGCCTGGAGCGACTGACGAGGAGGTGGTTCGACGTTCGCGCGTCGATTCGGCGCTTCCCTACACGCTGCGGCTTCCTGAGACGGTTGCGTATGCACCAGCACAACACGCACTCGACTGCACCGAGTGTGGGAACCGGTACAATCCGTCTCCCGAGGGAATGATTCGTGCGATCAACTGCTGTGCGTCGCTCTCGGACGTCGATCCAGATGATATCCCGGTGACGGGGGTGAACCTCAAGCTCTCGAAAGAGGAGAGAGTCGAGACGGGGCTCTCTGATATTCGGTTGATGCTGTTGCAGGTGATCTACAACGCACAGCAACTGCGCTACAACGCCCCGGAGTATGACCTGCTGTTCGACTCGATGATCCGTCTCTTGGAGTACGTGGGGGCAACGAGTGAGGACACGCAGGCGCTCATCGATGCGGGCTATCTGACCCACGATTCTGACCACCCGCATCGGCTATACTCTGTCACCCCTGCTGGTCGGAAGGTGCTGGGAGAAAGCTATCGCGAGGGGGTCGATTTCGGGCATGGCCAGGGCGATCTTGAGGAGACGAGCGCCCACGTGCTGATGATCGAGGCGGCACGCCGCTATCTCGTCGAGAGCTACGTCCCTGATCCAGATTCTCCCGTGGTGCGTGTCGTTCCGTATTTCGAGACCAGTGATGGCTCTCGGCTCGACCTTGCAGGTCTTGACGCCGATGGCGAGGTCGTCGTCGCAGTCGAGGCCGAGCGGGTGAATCACGATATCGCCCGTGCTGTCCCGAGTGATTACGACAAGATGGCGGCGTGTAACCCAGAGGAGGCTCTCTGGGTCGTCATGACGACCGGTGCGACACATGACGTTATCGAGGCGCTTGCCGACCCGATCGAGGGTGCCCCGCGTGTTGAGAAGTCGTACAGCCGAACGACGGCACCGACAGAGTTCCGATTCGACGCCCTAGGGCTCACGGATATCTTCCCGGTCAAGCACCTGCTCAACGAGCTCAAGTCTGATACCACTGAGTGA